In the genome of Populus trichocarpa isolate Nisqually-1 chromosome 10, P.trichocarpa_v4.1, whole genome shotgun sequence, the window TCGCTGAcactccaatatatatatatatatatatatatatatatatatatatatatatatatagacacacacacagcTGCAAAAATTAActattcttttttgtattttaaaaatatttttttaaaaatttaattttttttattttctttaaattaatatttttttagtatttttaaatcattttgatgcactgatgtcaaaaataaattttttaaaactaaaaacatatattattttgatgaattttcaaataaaaaacattttaaaaagaaactattacctgtttgttttttgttttaaaaaatttaatttgtttttatttttttgcttcaaattaatatttttttggtgttttgaaatcattttgatgcactgatatcaaaaatatttttttaaataaatattatttttatgaattttcgagtgaaaaacattttgaaaaacaactattacttatttatttttgagttttaaaattgttttagaaataatttaaatttttatttgcttcaaattaattttttttggtgttttaatgaattttcaagaaaaaatcacttttaaaagcaattatctgtttgtttttacatttcaaaactttttttaaaaaaattgaaatatttttaatttttttaattaatatttttttagtgtttttaaattattttaatatattgatataaaaaataattattttaataaatttttaaataaaaaataactacaaccAATCTAATCTCTTAAGTATAGGAGATCGCCTCACCTCCATGTGAAAGAAGTAACTTGACAGTATTTTCAAGACCTTTTTTTGCCGCATGATGCAAGGGATTCCCCCCCTTTCGACCTACAGCtcgatacaaaaaataaaaataattatactcaTAAACAGAATTAACACGTTAATCAAGAATCCGTGGGCAGAGGCAattccttcaaaaaaaaaaaaatcctttaccGTAATATATTCGAAAATGAACCTGTTTTGTTATGCAGTGGAGTACTGAACTAATTAAGAACGAACTAATTtctcttaattgaaaaattaagaaagcaaatgaatatttaaattagtaaagAAAGGGAAACCTGGGCGATAGGCATTAACATCAGCACCGAGCTCAATCAAAGTTTTAGCCACGTTAAAGAGTTGAGGATCCAAACACGCCAATATCAGTggtgtttttccttctttatcaATCCACTGCACAACAAAACcaattagatttattaaaaaaaataatgaaaaggaGAGATAAAAAAGTTGGAATAATCGGAACCTCGAGGCGAGCGCCTTCTCTGCAAAGTTTTTTGATTCCTTCTATGTTGCCGTTTTTCACTTGCTGATACAGCAACTCGTGCTTTGATTGCTGTTGCCCCATTCTTTTTGtatcacaaaacaaacaaaaatgaaggaTTCCTTCCTTCCTGGATtgccttctcttctcttctcgtaTTATTTAGAGGTAAATCGGAGCGGTACTTTCCGGGAAAGCTACATAAAATTCACTTATCTCAACTATAAAAATTCTGAACATGATAATACCTCATCAGATACCCGAAAGGACATCATACATAAAATAACGAAATTGACTTTTGAGAGAGCAAGAGTGGTAGAGCGGCAGTCTTGTAAACTGAAGGTCTGTAGTTCGATCCTGCATGGGggcaaatttaaataatattcccCCCCTGCCTTTCCTTTGCTTCAAACGGGATCAATGAGCAGAACACCACCTTCTTCTTCCCAGACATGCGCATGGAAAAGAACTCTTGGAAATAATATGCCTCTTGACGaatgattttcttgtttaacttGATCAAGGCTGGAACTCAGAAATACTCTTCTACTAGTTTGTAATTATCTAATACATACAGTATATCATGGCATGGAAATATTTATGCATCCTAAGTCATTTGTTTTGTGTTCTAGCAGGTTTACTAGCTACGGGATATTTCAAATTATGGGGGCTTTCATCCCATTATGTGGACATCATCCCAAGgcgacaaaaaaaataaaaataaaaaacctccgACTTGTAAGTATTCagttttcaagaaaacattaattaatttataatgctATATGCGACAGTGTGTGAGTGTGTAAATATGATTTTAGGGAAGGTCATGGTGGTtaaggaggttttttttttttttttgattttccgATTCAAATTTTAGAAACATCAGACAAGAATTTCTTTGACATATGATTTCCGATATGTGACTTTAAAATTGTCTTGTAAAAGAATTGGCCTTGCTatacatatatgtgtgtgtgttgtgtCCAAACCAATTTTATTCACACATTTGACATTTATCagataaaacttaaaaatttactATAAATGCTATTTTACAACTGTTTAATCATGATGGTTTCATTCcattaatactattaaaaaaaatcatcaatgaaattaTATACGGTCTTTTAtcagtgatatgttatattcaccaataaaaatacttataaaataaaaaaaacattaataaaataacttacAGTGTTTTTGTTGTCGCAGATTAAAGtgggtaaatattttttacttagtgtgtttttactatttataaatccatctataattttattattgtctaACTCACCAACATACCATAGATTACCTACCATAAGTTTTCCTTAGCCTAATTTTCTTAAATCTATCTTACACTAGCTAGTATGTACTATGACTACAACTTAGAGGAGATAGACACAAAGGGAACAATGCAAGTGGTTAATTTGTTAATTCTTGTCTTTGAGCAGCATTTACCTCTTAATCTTTAGCataattttcttaatctttaacattttaattGTGTGTATAAATGTACCTTAAGATCAGTCTTCGTAAACATAGCATGCCATGGCTTAATTATGTTGTAGGGGACATGTGCGTATGAGGTTCAAGAAACGGGGACGATGGTGAGAGATCAAGGTTATGGAGGGCCTAATTTTACCTCCACTCAACTTGGCCTCCTTCACTCCGATGCTTAGTTACGTACTGTTCAGTCTCTTCTCTTTCATCATAGGTGATGATATTCCAAAATTATTGcagggacaaaattaaaaaaaaaacatggatgaaatttgaaattaacaataattagCGGCCTTTtttaacttctttctttttccctcaagttatttttcttttgctttgatCTCCCagctatgttttctttcaatttagtccttgaaaatccttttttttgttgtcctGGATTTTTTTGGTCTCTTTATATTTCATTATTGTGAGCACCCGAGGTGTCAAGGATTGTTTCTGAGTTTAATAAGGTGTTGATTTtgcattaaaatttttaaaattattgcataggataattttaaaagagaatGGACTAAATTTGACATTAACAATAATTGTCaacctttttttcatgttcattGTTCAAGGGTTGTGTAAATATACACTCTGGTCTTGTAgttttcactttcttttatgtctagtcccttatgtttttgaatttttcatttctatcCCAAACTTTATTTGTCTTACTTTTTATAAGATCCATGTTCTGATTTCGatgttaaaaaatagaaattcaagCCGTGATCTATCAACATCCCTTCTCAAAAAGTAGTTCGAGAAGAAAGCTATTGTTCTTTCTCGAGTAACTCTTTTCTTATGAATGCAAGCATCTGGGATACCGTAGCTTTTTATATTTAGGGTAACCTCTTATTGGTCCTTAATTTATACACCAATTTTCAATTAGGTCATCAacctaattttatattaatttgatcattaaaaTACCAGAAATTCTCAATTGATTCTCCTTCATGTTTCTCATCTAAACTTTgtgatttatgaaataaaaagacGTCATTTTATGCCATTTTTCTTACAAGAACTTGATTGAGGATTTCTAAAAGGATAGATTTGATTAGAAAATAGGCCGGGATGTAATTGAGAAATGGGTAACAAGTAAGGGACTAAAGTGAGGTTGCCCCTTTATTCAACTTGTATAGCATAATACAATTCAGCTCTAAATTTATTCTGATAGGGAAACAAGCATAGTTATATAGCCAATGGCCATCAAGTCCGAAACCAGTCATGAGGCCTGGAAGCAAGCTCTGTGCTTCGATTCTGGAAATAAATGATCATCTTGTCTCGAGGTGGTAAGTTTTCCTTGATCACAGGATGGTCGAGAAACTTGTTCATCCATGAAGTTGTTGCTGGAAATTGCAGAGGATTTACTATCTTCATGGACCCAACTTCTTCCCACACTGGCAGCCAGTAAGACATCCATCCCATTGCAATGTCCAGGTAGCCAATGTTCTCTCCTCCAAAAAAATGCTTCCCTTTGAGCTCTCCCTCTATCTTTTCAATGGCTTCAACGGCCAGTTTTATtgccttctccttctcctctccCAGGGAGCACATTGCAATCCATGCACCATCCAGAATCTtcagaaaaaataggaaattaattgaaatgttgGCATTACAGAATCAAAACCATAATGTTTAATCGCACACCCACATTTGATTGTTGCGAGGATCAATCAAGAAATTCATGGAGATAACAAATCTTTGAGATTTATTGGACCTTTTATTTTAGGTTATTTATCTCCCAATTCtcatatatttttgataatgcatgtttttttttttttaaaaaaaaattatacttttctatgatttttatatagagatgttaaaaatatataataccaCATGACAGACTCACATCCACTCTTCTCATCTacgtttaaatttttgtttaaaattggaTTTTAATTGCAATAAAGTCCTGATGGCTAAcattacaaaaagaaagaaaaatcaaagtgtaATCACTAACGTGTTCCactcaaaaataatatttttaagaaatccCTTTTATTGCCGAACCATAGAATAATTTCACgatgttaaataaataataaaaaatgatagatataaggagaaaagagaaaaataaaaaagaaaataatttttaattctatatgattttttttttaattttgatagaaTTCAATATGATTAATTCTATATACTTGTGTCTCTCTTCAAACTGGCATCGCAAATATCTTTCCGACACAAAAtgttaactaattaaatatatcaaatactaataaaattaaaaatcaagcaaTTAACGAATCAAGCGAATgctaagcaataatcaatcacCTTCTCTTCAGCAAATTTAGCCCAAAACCGTGTCTTGGCTCTTTCGTAAGGATCTTGAGGCATCAGTGGACATTGTTTCCATGTCTCATCGATAAACTCAAGAATAACAAATGACTCGGCGATCACTTTCCGGCCATGCACAAGCACCGGAACTTTTTTATGGACAGGATTGAGCTCCATGAGCAGAGAACTCTTGTTGAATATATCTTCCTCTATGTACTCATAATCGACACCCTTAAGCTTCAAAGCCCATTCTACCCTGCGAGCGAAGGGGCTAGCCCAGAACCCCAAAAGCTTCACCTGCTCTGTGTTTGCCATCAGATTATTTTTACCTGCTTCTTGTTCTCAGCTGCTTGTTTAGCTCTTTTATATAGAGCATAGTAGAGGAGTAGGAGTGGGCAACTTGTAATTAGTGTTGGAATTTCAAAAAGAGAGGGTTAGAGTAGAGCAATTGTTTTCTTCAACACCACCAATGGAACGCGAGGGCGTACATCAGGAGGTAGAATAACAAATGATGGGAGATTCCGTAAACGATTTGTGGTTTCTTGGACCTTTTCTTTCAATATCGCGTTTCTTCAAGGTAGGCGGCTCTACTTGGCAACGACTAATCTATTTGTTCTTGGTATGcacattttcatatatttttctatattagtTGACCGCTAGCTATTGTTAGCATAATGAAATGAatcgaagaaaaaaagattgatggtgcaaaattaatttaattttcaggtAAGATGATTCAGTGGAAGGGAAAGTTTAATTAGCAGTCGACAAGCATGAAGAAGAAGTTTATTTAGGATGTCTGTGAGTatggtaaattttattttttaaaatgtattttatttaaaaatatattaaattaatatttttttatattttaaaatttatttttgatatttacataccaaaacaatctaaaaatacttaaaatataatttaaaataaaataaatttaattttaaaaaaacaagttagaacttaaattccaaacGGGTCTAACTTATGTGTACAAGAAGCCAGACAACTATCacccaa includes:
- the LOC18102470 gene encoding probable glutathione S-transferase; protein product: MANTEQVKLLGFWASPFARRVEWALKLKGVDYEYIEEDIFNKSSLLMELNPVHKKVPVLVHGRKVIAESFVILEFIDETWKQCPLMPQDPYERAKTRFWAKFAEEKILDGAWIAMCSLGEEKEKAIKLAVEAIEKIEGELKGKHFFGGENIGYLDIAMGWMSYWLPVWEEVGSMKIVNPLQFPATTSWMNKFLDHPVIKENLPPRDKMIIYFQNRSTELASRPHDWFRT